DNA sequence from the Labrus bergylta chromosome 13, fLabBer1.1, whole genome shotgun sequence genome:
GAGATTCTGTTTCCTCCTGCATGGAAGAAATCACATTATAGAGACACGAGGGCCAAGTTTTCCTagagtatgtgtgtgggtgtgtgagtgaagggaggagggggcttTACATCGGGGTTAGCTGAGGAGAGGACCGTGACTACAgaaggtctgtgtgtgtgtgtgtgtgtgtgtgtgtgtgtgtgtgtgtgtgtgtgtgtgtgtgtgtgtgtgtgtgtgtgtgtgtgtgtgtgtgtgtgtgtgtgtgtgtgtgtgtgtgtgtgtgtgtgtgtgtgtgtgtgtgtgtgtgtgtgtgtgtgtgtgtgtgtgtgtgtgtgcaatctGATCCGTACCCCTCTGGACCTCTCGAAAACCTCTCCGTTGACGACCCGCAGCTTCTCTTGCTGCAGGCTGTACTCCAGGTCTTTTGGCCGGCTGGCGTTGTAGATGAAGATGGCCAGCAGGACCATGGGAGCCTGGAGGAAGAAGTCCAGCGAGGGCCGGAAGTCGAACAGCAAGAGGGAGAGGGCGGTGACCAGGACGGTGGTGATCTGTCCTGTCAGGACGTGGAACATGTTGTCTCTGAATTTCAGGATGAAGGCCACAGATAAACCCAGGGCCGCTGCGGACAGACGAGGAgagatggcaaaaaaaaacatttctatagGAGGCATCAGatcagcaaaaaaaacccaaatacgATCGGTTTAAAAGATGCAAACGAAACAGAAAATTGATCTTTCAGGTATGAGGGACTTAATTCTTATTGGCTCACCGGTGACCAGCACCAGACCCAGTGAGTAGACGTTGTGTCCGTGTAGGAGGCCACAGTGGACAGTGAGTCCGCGTGCTTCACTGCCGAACCCGAGGGTCATAGCGTTAAACACAACGCCGAAGGCATACCTGCAGAACCACAGAGCACAGGACCGGGGTTAGGATGAAGCGTTGTTTCCTCTACCTCATTGTCGTCATCACCAGACGCTCCTCACAGTTTACTGTTCTGGATGAAGATGCTCTCGGTGAGCTGGTCTCCTTCTTTCAGGATCTTCTCGTTGTAGATGTTGGCCATGGCGGAGACGAAGCACTGGAGGACGAGCAGGATGTGACCCACACCCAGGGAGCGAAGCTTCCCCACAACGCGGTCCCTCCAGGCCTGACCGGGCAGGGACGACACCCACGATCCGCTCGCACTGTGAAAACAAGCAACCAATCAGAACTTCGCACAACATGAAGGACTGAATCATTTCTGCATCCATCGCAGTGTCACATGACCTGCTGTTCCTCATCTGCTCCAGCAGCTGTGTGTAGAGCAGGCAGGAGTTCGACGGGGTGGAGAGCGGGTTAGAGTGGAGACCGGGCACGCCGATGGCATTTTGGCTGCCTCCCGATCCCGTCGTCAAGGAAACAATGGACAGGAAGAGGACGACTAAGGCCGCCCACTGAACCCAGGACAGACGCCGCCTGAAGGAAAAAGTGATGGACGAGATGTTTTTAGTTTAAGTCGTGTTAGTTTGTGTCAACTTTGATTCACCGTCGATGGAATAgggcgccagtggcctagtggtaaGTTCACgtgcccaatgtacagaggctgtagtccttgaaggGGGTGGCACGGTTTAAATCCGACCTTTGGATCCTttctcattcctctctctctctctccaccccccctatctctctctctctttttctcgctctccccctctctctccccctctctctctccctctctctctccctctctctccctctctctccctctctctccctctctctccctctctctctctactgtccTGTCCCTCAGATGTTTAGGAAACTATTGCTTTGAGTATTTGTTTCAGATTATCTTAacaagtcaaacaaacacacacactatctcaCTGTACAGAACACAGTGGTACGATCAGAGTTGTGCGATGAGTCACTTACTTGAGAACGATTCTGAAGAGAACAGCTGTGATCAGGATGACAAAGTTGGAGAACAACACTGCCATGACCTGGGAACGAGAGGAACCACAGCTGGGTTAGAGATAAAGAGCAGAACGATAACAGAACATGAGAAGAGCAGGGAGTCTTTAGTCGGGACGTTTAGTAAAAGTAGGTTTGATAGGAGAGGGCACAATCTACATTTGGATTTTGACTGAGACTTTTCACAGAGACTTAACAATCAGGTTCATATTCGAGGTGATCAGGTCAGCGATCGCTTTTAAATCCCTTCAACAGAATTTGGTATGGGTATTAAATCATTTGGATTTATGCAACAAAAGAAGCCCTActgtaaaactaaaacaaaacattcacatCTCGTAATGATGACgaaatatgaaatattgagGCGTTCACTGACAGGCTGCAGGTAGGTCATCACATAGAAGACGATGAGGTTGTCGA
Encoded proteins:
- the slc35a5 gene encoding UDP-sugar transporter protein SLC35A5; this translates as MSYCTPSPRLCSRSLAYTLALGLGFVTLGTSRILLLKFSANADSKYDFLPASVNLLAELLKLLFCLLMSLRVIVREGRSCRELGWSSSRSFLNSLKWSVPAFLYFLDNLIVFYVMTYLQPVMAVLFSNFVILITAVLFRIVLKRRLSWVQWAALVVLFLSIVSLTTGSGGSQNAIGVPGLHSNPLSTPSNSCLLYTQLLEQMRNSSASGSWVSSLPGQAWRDRVVGKLRSLGVGHILLVLQCFVSAMANIYNEKILKEGDQLTESIFIQNSKLYAFGVVFNAMTLGFGSEARGLTVHCGLLHGHNVYSLGLVLVTAALGLSVAFILKFRDNMFHVLTGQITTVLVTALSLLLFDFRPSLDFFLQAPMVLLAIFIYNASRPKDLEYSLQQEKLRVVNGEVFERSRGDGEELELLTKTNTDSESDEESL